One region of Fervidobacterium sp. genomic DNA includes:
- a CDS encoding carbohydrate ABC transporter permease, whose product MSTKTRKIIYNIVLAFSVIFVLLWCIFPFYWAIVSSLKPNIELFESNPTLVPRNPTFSNYVKVFQERPFHVNIINSVIVSGVTTILTLIFGSFAGYAIARLHMKGKAIVMALILSVSMFPQISILGSLFVILRRLGFINTYQGLIIPYVAITLPLTTWILQNFFRDLPKEIEEAAAIDGCSRLRTLFQIVFPMSAPGLVATGLLTFISAWNEFLFAFTFMQKPDYYTVPVAIAMFAGRSQYEQPWGQLMAAAVIVTVPLVTLVLIFQNRIIAGLSSGAVKG is encoded by the coding sequence ATGTCGACAAAAACCAGAAAAATTATATACAATATTGTATTAGCTTTTTCGGTAATTTTCGTACTTTTATGGTGCATCTTCCCATTCTATTGGGCTATTGTTTCTTCGCTAAAACCAAATATAGAACTGTTTGAGTCAAATCCTACGTTGGTACCAAGAAATCCAACTTTTTCAAACTACGTGAAAGTCTTCCAAGAGAGACCGTTCCATGTTAATATAATTAACAGTGTGATTGTTTCTGGTGTAACAACGATCTTGACACTTATTTTTGGTTCATTTGCCGGATATGCTATCGCAAGATTGCATATGAAAGGCAAGGCAATTGTAATGGCACTCATACTTTCAGTAAGTATGTTTCCACAAATTTCTATTCTTGGTTCTTTGTTTGTAATTTTAAGAAGGTTGGGATTTATAAATACTTATCAGGGACTTATAATCCCATACGTTGCAATTACGTTACCTTTAACTACATGGATTCTCCAAAACTTTTTCCGTGATTTGCCAAAAGAAATAGAAGAAGCTGCCGCTATCGATGGATGTTCAAGATTAAGGACTCTCTTTCAAATAGTCTTTCCTATGTCGGCTCCAGGACTCGTAGCAACAGGTTTGTTAACATTTATCAGCGCTTGGAACGAGTTTTTATTTGCTTTCACTTTTATGCAGAAGCCTGATTATTATACAGTTCCAGTTGCTATAGCAATGTTTGCTGGTAGAAGTCAGTATGAACAACCTTGGGGACAGCTTATGGCAGCAGCAGTTATCGTAACAGTACCACTTGTTACACTCGTTTTGATTTTCCAAAACAGAATCATAGCTGGTTTAAGCTCAGGTGCAGTGAAGGGATAA
- the murF gene encoding UDP-N-acetylmuramoyl-tripeptide--D-alanyl-D-alanine ligase, with protein MALKLTDLVGHRFVVDSREVKPGDVFVAIKGNRVDGHDFSRQAIENGAFAVLVERNVGVENQVIVPNTVEFLNELAGKIIQKANGKIIGITGSNGKTTTKEIVANVLNAEIPTFRNEGNLNSEIGLPLCIINSYKGEKILVLEMAQRNVGDIQYLCRYFPPEIGVLLNVGSAHIGIAGSVMEIFKGKWQIVENSKRALVNYDDERMRCEKCRYFGISGGDYLLKSREYNGKTTLLTFKYENQEYYYQLPGYWTKPMALSVLVAFGITDMLDIIFNPKNLFEFKPPKGRFNVHSIDHGFLIDDTYNASFESFKTGIEEILENFPSPRYAVVGAMKELGEYSKYYHTELSKLLENLDGVIVYDKEEESKDINSNNVIFRSAESTEIVNFLKEKILKKHFDGTIYLKASRAVGLDKVVDEILSN; from the coding sequence ATGGCATTGAAACTCACGGATTTAGTTGGTCATAGGTTTGTCGTAGATTCAAGGGAAGTTAAACCAGGTGATGTATTCGTAGCTATCAAAGGGAATCGTGTCGATGGTCATGATTTTTCAAGACAAGCTATCGAGAATGGTGCATTTGCCGTACTTGTGGAAAGAAATGTTGGTGTGGAAAATCAAGTAATTGTGCCCAACACCGTGGAATTTTTAAATGAATTGGCAGGAAAGATAATTCAAAAGGCAAATGGAAAAATAATAGGTATAACAGGTTCTAACGGAAAGACCACAACAAAAGAAATAGTTGCAAACGTGCTTAACGCTGAAATTCCTACTTTTAGAAATGAAGGTAATTTGAATTCTGAGATAGGATTACCCCTTTGTATTATTAATTCTTACAAGGGGGAAAAAATATTAGTACTTGAAATGGCTCAACGAAATGTTGGAGATATTCAGTATCTATGTAGATACTTTCCACCTGAGATAGGTGTCTTATTGAACGTTGGAAGTGCGCACATCGGTATTGCTGGAAGCGTTATGGAGATCTTCAAAGGTAAATGGCAAATTGTTGAAAATTCGAAAAGAGCACTTGTAAATTATGACGATGAGAGAATGAGATGTGAAAAATGCAGATATTTTGGTATCAGCGGTGGAGATTATTTGCTCAAAAGCAGGGAGTATAATGGAAAGACAACATTACTGACGTTCAAATACGAAAACCAGGAATATTACTATCAATTACCAGGTTATTGGACGAAACCAATGGCACTATCCGTTCTTGTTGCATTTGGTATTACGGATATGCTTGATATTATATTTAATCCAAAAAATCTTTTCGAATTTAAACCGCCAAAGGGAAGATTTAACGTGCACAGCATTGACCACGGATTCCTGATTGATGATACTTACAATGCAAGTTTTGAATCGTTCAAGACAGGCATAGAAGAGATTTTAGAAAATTTTCCATCCCCAAGGTATGCAGTTGTTGGAGCGATGAAAGAACTTGGTGAATATTCAAAGTACTATCACACAGAGCTTTCTAAGTTACTTGAAAATCTTGATGGAGTTATTGTTTACGATAAAGAGGAAGAGTCTAAAGACATTAACTCTAATAACGTTATTTTCAGAAGTGCTGAAAGCACAGAGATAGTGAATTTTTTAAAAGAAAAAATCCTTAAAAAACATTTTGATGGAACTATATACTTAAAAGCTTCACGTGCTGTGGGACTTGATAAAGTGGTTGATGAAATACTGTCAAACTAA
- the mraY gene encoding phospho-N-acetylmuramoyl-pentapeptide-transferase: MNIYSAIVLFLEFLAGIVIFPKFIAYMKKLKLGQYIRQEGPDLHNYKEGTPTAGGVVFITLSVLGGIFLRLPLELLLTLVFYGFIGFLDDFVSIVKKRSLGLKAWQKLFLQFGFSLWIAHTLLQHRESVIFGLPVPKWFFYIFVMLLISGYSNATNLTDGIDGLAGWVFVSSMFPFVFFARGEVDYKAIFVIIMPVLAFLAYNTRPAKVFMGDTGSLTLGAYISTYALMKGQELALIFFTPIFLFETISVILQVGSFKLRGKRIFKMAPVHHHFELLGWKEEKIVGVFTAWNIAISLFYISLFLKQ; the protein is encoded by the coding sequence ATGAATATTTACAGTGCTATAGTATTATTCTTGGAATTTTTGGCAGGGATAGTGATCTTCCCAAAGTTCATTGCATACATGAAAAAGCTAAAACTTGGACAATACATTAGACAAGAAGGTCCAGACCTACATAATTACAAAGAAGGTACACCAACTGCTGGCGGGGTAGTTTTTATAACCTTATCAGTACTTGGTGGAATTTTCCTAAGGTTGCCTTTGGAACTTTTACTTACGTTGGTGTTTTATGGATTTATAGGTTTTCTAGACGATTTTGTTAGCATTGTAAAAAAACGTTCACTTGGTTTAAAAGCCTGGCAAAAGCTATTTTTACAATTTGGATTTTCTTTATGGATCGCTCACACGCTGCTTCAGCACAGGGAAAGTGTTATCTTTGGTCTGCCAGTTCCAAAGTGGTTTTTCTACATTTTTGTAATGCTTCTTATATCTGGTTATTCAAATGCGACAAACCTAACAGACGGAATAGACGGATTAGCAGGTTGGGTTTTTGTATCCAGTATGTTTCCATTTGTATTTTTCGCCCGAGGAGAAGTTGATTATAAGGCTATATTTGTAATAATAATGCCTGTTCTTGCCTTCTTGGCGTATAATACAAGACCAGCAAAAGTGTTCATGGGAGATACTGGCTCATTAACTCTTGGAGCGTACATTTCCACGTATGCGCTTATGAAAGGACAAGAGCTTGCGCTAATTTTCTTTACTCCTATCTTTTTGTTTGAAACAATTAGTGTTATCTTACAAGTTGGCTCATTTAAACTACGAGGTAAAAGAATCTTTAAGATGGCACCTGTACATCATCATTTCGAATTGCTTGGTTGGAAGGAAGAAAAGATTGTTGGTGTGTTTACCGCTTGGAATATAGCAATATCCTTGTTTTACATATCTTTGTTTTTAAAACAATAG
- a CDS encoding glycosyltransferase, translated as MSEFGIKKIAFFNPQGNFDKNDSHLTEHPDFGGQLVYVKEMAKAMAAKGIEVDIITRQIIDEDWPEFSEPFDYYPDTPNLRIIRIPFGGEKFLRKEDLWSHLPDYVDGIVRFYEQEGDFPDFVTTHYGDGGISGVIFLAKTGVPFSFTAHSLGAWKLEKLMKSGASADEIEKKYRFSVRILAENLSIKYSSFVVCSTSQERYEQYSHKLYNSDPYSKKFKVIPPGINQKIFTTERQEHDTLIEKYLNQVLSRTSLKRQRLPFILMSSRIDKKKNHISVVKAFMNDKRLKESSNLVIVVRGVDDVEKYVKTHHNEESLILAEILEQIRDEINKSVFFLNITDQKSLAALYRIAATRGSVFVLPAIYEPFGLAIVEAAACGLKIVATKNGGPSEIISNGEGLLIDPEDLEDISSKLFVCLEQFDNAKSLMLAKKYSWEQTAQAYIENIQHAISNKVTFQKEDLQNDIEIFKNALRQTCAF; from the coding sequence ATGAGCGAGTTTGGTATTAAGAAAATAGCTTTTTTCAATCCCCAAGGAAACTTTGATAAAAACGACAGTCATCTAACGGAGCACCCTGATTTTGGTGGTCAACTCGTTTATGTAAAAGAAATGGCTAAGGCAATGGCTGCTAAAGGTATTGAAGTAGATATCATAACAAGGCAAATAATAGATGAAGACTGGCCAGAATTCTCAGAACCTTTTGATTATTATCCCGATACTCCAAATCTCAGAATAATTCGTATACCATTTGGTGGCGAAAAATTCCTCCGAAAGGAAGACTTATGGTCTCATCTTCCAGATTATGTCGATGGTATAGTAAGATTTTATGAGCAAGAGGGAGATTTTCCAGATTTTGTGACTACACACTATGGAGATGGTGGCATAAGTGGTGTAATATTTTTGGCTAAAACAGGTGTGCCTTTCTCTTTTACGGCACATTCACTTGGAGCTTGGAAACTTGAAAAGCTGATGAAAAGTGGTGCTAGTGCAGATGAAATTGAGAAAAAATACAGATTTTCAGTGAGAATACTTGCAGAGAATTTGTCTATCAAATACTCTTCATTCGTTGTTTGTAGTACGTCTCAAGAAAGATATGAACAATATTCCCATAAATTATATAACTCAGATCCTTACAGCAAAAAATTTAAGGTCATTCCTCCTGGAATTAACCAAAAGATTTTCACAACAGAACGCCAAGAACACGATACACTAATAGAAAAGTATCTGAATCAAGTGTTGTCCAGAACATCTCTGAAAAGGCAGAGACTTCCATTCATATTAATGTCAAGCAGAATTGATAAGAAGAAAAATCACATATCCGTTGTTAAAGCCTTTATGAACGATAAAAGGCTAAAAGAGTCGTCTAATCTTGTTATTGTTGTACGCGGTGTTGACGATGTTGAAAAATATGTGAAAACCCATCATAATGAAGAATCACTAATATTGGCGGAAATATTGGAACAAATTAGAGATGAAATTAACAAAAGTGTGTTTTTCTTGAATATAACAGATCAAAAAAGTTTAGCAGCTTTGTACCGTATTGCAGCAACTCGGGGTTCTGTATTTGTCTTGCCGGCTATTTACGAACCTTTTGGACTTGCCATTGTTGAGGCTGCCGCTTGTGGACTTAAGATAGTAGCAACAAAGAATGGAGGACCATCTGAGATTATATCTAATGGTGAGGGTTTATTAATAGATCCTGAAGATTTGGAAGATATATCAAGTAAGCTCTTTGTCTGCTTGGAGCAATTTGATAATGCGAAGTCTCTTATGTTAGCAAAAAAGTATTCATGGGAGCAGACTGCACAAGCTTACATTGAAAACATTCAACATGCAATTAGCAATAAAGTTACCTTTCAAAAAGAAGATTTGCAAAACGATATAGAAATTTTCAAGAATGCGTTGAGGCAAACTTGTGCTTTTTAA
- a CDS encoding UDP-N-acetylmuramoyl-L-alanyl-D-glutamate--2,6-diaminopimelate ligase, with protein sequence MKLGRLLEAIERFIVKINLPEELKNAEVKFISNNSNKLSDASIFICRKGTKFDSHTIAEKLYSEGNVLAFVTEREINEKLPYVQVYDSRLAEAYIAAEFYEHPYKYLITFGVTGTNGKTTCAHLFHHIMQQFGLTGSLSGTVMNDILGDKFYIHNTTPDAVTILDNMAKTYKNGGSYYSMEVSSHSLDQGRVETVRFDIAGLTNITRDHLDYHPTFEHYVNSKIHIFDLLKKDGVAVVNSDYLHYLNGKKVPRLVTYGTTDDSTYKISNITTGWNGTTFMLHTPHGIRKVYTQMIGEYNAFNVTLVLAGLVEIGYELDEVISYISTFRGVEGRFEPIPEARRLGIEVVIDFAHSPDALEKVIKSARKIAKGRIIVVYGAGGQADRGKRPMMAEVVTQLADIAILTTDDPRGEDPEEIIREVEKGIKPNSLSLTVLDRKEAIDTAITLATRGDVVLITGRGHEPYQFFSETLKIPFKDRDVALDIIFSKINKNHSSKD encoded by the coding sequence TTGAAGCTGGGAAGATTACTTGAAGCCATCGAAAGATTTATCGTTAAGATAAATTTACCAGAAGAACTAAAAAACGCAGAAGTTAAGTTTATATCAAACAACTCTAATAAGCTTTCAGATGCCTCCATTTTCATATGTAGAAAAGGTACTAAATTTGATTCTCACACTATTGCTGAGAAGCTATATTCGGAAGGAAATGTATTGGCATTTGTAACTGAGAGAGAAATAAACGAAAAGTTACCTTATGTACAGGTGTACGACAGTCGATTAGCAGAAGCGTACATAGCTGCCGAATTCTATGAACATCCGTACAAATATTTGATAACCTTCGGTGTTACGGGTACAAACGGAAAAACAACTTGTGCTCATTTATTTCATCATATTATGCAACAGTTTGGATTAACTGGGAGTCTTTCAGGTACTGTTATGAACGATATTCTTGGTGATAAGTTTTATATTCATAACACAACACCAGATGCTGTAACTATCTTAGACAATATGGCAAAAACTTATAAAAATGGCGGTAGTTATTACTCTATGGAGGTTTCTTCTCATTCTCTTGATCAAGGTAGAGTTGAGACTGTGCGATTTGATATAGCTGGTCTGACTAACATTACAAGAGATCATTTAGATTATCATCCAACCTTTGAACACTACGTAAATTCAAAGATTCATATCTTTGATCTTTTGAAAAAAGATGGTGTAGCGGTTGTAAATTCAGATTATCTCCATTATTTGAACGGTAAAAAAGTTCCGAGATTAGTAACTTACGGAACAACCGACGATTCAACTTACAAAATCTCAAACATTACAACTGGATGGAACGGTACAACGTTTATGTTGCATACTCCACATGGAATAAGAAAAGTTTATACACAGATGATAGGTGAATACAACGCATTTAATGTAACACTTGTTTTAGCTGGACTTGTTGAAATTGGATACGAACTTGACGAAGTAATAAGTTACATATCAACTTTTCGAGGTGTTGAGGGTAGATTCGAACCTATACCTGAAGCAAGAAGACTTGGTATAGAAGTTGTGATCGACTTTGCCCATTCGCCAGATGCGCTTGAAAAGGTTATAAAAAGCGCCAGGAAAATTGCGAAAGGTAGGATAATTGTTGTTTACGGTGCTGGCGGACAGGCAGATAGGGGTAAAAGACCGATGATGGCAGAAGTTGTGACACAACTGGCAGATATAGCTATACTCACAACCGATGACCCAAGAGGCGAGGATCCTGAAGAAATTATACGAGAGGTAGAGAAAGGCATCAAACCGAATTCGTTGTCTTTAACTGTTCTTGACAGAAAGGAAGCGATTGATACAGCAATAACTTTGGCAACAAGAGGAGATGTTGTACTTATAACCGGCCGAGGGCATGAACCTTATCAGTTTTTCTCGGAAACATTGAAAATCCCATTCAAAGATAGAGATGTTGCCCTAGATATAATTTTTTCAAAAATAAACAAGAACCATTCTTCAAAAGACTAA
- a CDS encoding sugar ABC transporter permease, translating to MILPAIVVISVIAFFPLFKTFYDSFYEFGLRPDIQRKFVGVKNYIDLFKDERFIAALNNTVFFTIVSVALETVFGLIIALIVNQPFRFRGIVRAAMLIPWAIPTAISSQMWKWMFNDQGGIMTKLLETLHVIEPGVPILGTPKTAMWAIIAVDVWKTTPFMALLILAGLQLIPEELYEAARIDGANLWQRFTKITLPMLRSTIAVALIFRTLDALRVFDVVFIMTRGSVNTETLAVYNRVLLMDRAFTGSWFGYGSSLSVVIFILISIFAIIYIKSLKLKLD from the coding sequence ATGATCTTACCAGCTATTGTTGTTATATCTGTCATTGCATTCTTTCCACTTTTTAAGACTTTTTACGATAGCTTTTACGAATTTGGATTAAGACCCGACATTCAAAGAAAATTTGTTGGTGTGAAAAATTACATAGATTTGTTTAAAGATGAAAGGTTCATCGCGGCGTTGAATAATACGGTTTTTTTCACTATTGTATCAGTAGCCTTGGAAACTGTTTTCGGATTAATTATAGCACTCATAGTTAATCAGCCGTTTCGATTTCGAGGCATTGTAAGGGCAGCTATGCTTATACCTTGGGCAATTCCAACGGCAATATCCTCTCAAATGTGGAAATGGATGTTCAATGACCAAGGTGGTATCATGACAAAGTTGCTCGAAACTTTACACGTGATTGAACCAGGTGTACCTATACTTGGTACACCAAAAACAGCAATGTGGGCAATCATTGCTGTAGATGTGTGGAAAACGACACCGTTCATGGCACTCTTGATCTTAGCAGGGTTGCAACTTATACCGGAAGAATTGTACGAAGCCGCAAGAATAGATGGAGCAAATTTGTGGCAGCGTTTTACAAAGATAACCTTACCTATGCTAAGGTCAACCATTGCTGTAGCTCTTATCTTTAGAACACTTGATGCGTTGAGAGTTTTTGATGTTGTCTTCATAATGACTCGTGGAAGTGTAAATACGGAAACTCTTGCTGTTTATAACAGAGTACTTTTGATGGATAGAGCATTCACTGGTTCATGGTTTGGATATGGTTCTTCACTTTCAGTGGTTATATTCATTTTGATTTCAATATTTGCGATTATTTATATAAAATCTTTGAAACTTAAGTTAGATTGA
- a CDS encoding sugar kinase has protein sequence MVLFVGELLADLITEDKFENAENYLLRIGGSPGNIAKYLSQLGIPTRILSRVGEDIIGYKIVSSLKRCGVDVKHVQFDKYFGTSLVFVQKTQESPDFFVIRGADRFLNFSTEDIFDDVKLMHISCWPLSFEVSFKQLRKIVEHAKMHGIEISFDPNCRDKLFDCKRIVLDRVKEVLSFSSYSKPSLDDATAIFGEVNYSVEESAKFYIEQFHEHGVKHVVLTAGKYGAFVSSAESNGIVHIPSDAKTVVDSTGAGDGFWAGIYYGILSGKNFVNACKLGSKIAAYILGFTGADVTINKKILEEEL, from the coding sequence TTGGTATTGTTTGTGGGAGAATTACTCGCTGATTTGATTACAGAAGATAAATTTGAGAATGCTGAAAATTATTTGCTAAGGATAGGAGGTTCGCCTGGTAATATCGCAAAATATCTTTCTCAACTTGGTATTCCAACAAGAATTCTTTCTCGCGTCGGAGAAGATATAATTGGTTACAAGATAGTTTCAAGTTTAAAACGTTGTGGTGTTGATGTAAAACACGTGCAGTTTGATAAGTATTTTGGAACTAGCCTTGTTTTCGTCCAAAAAACACAAGAAAGCCCTGATTTCTTTGTTATAAGAGGTGCCGATAGGTTTTTGAATTTTTCAACTGAGGATATATTTGATGATGTTAAACTAATGCACATCAGTTGCTGGCCTCTTTCGTTTGAGGTAAGTTTCAAACAATTGCGGAAAATCGTGGAACATGCCAAAATGCATGGAATTGAAATATCTTTTGATCCAAATTGTCGTGATAAACTATTTGATTGTAAAAGGATCGTATTAGATAGAGTCAAAGAAGTGCTTAGTTTCTCGTCTTATTCGAAGCCGTCATTAGACGATGCAACAGCAATTTTTGGCGAAGTAAATTATTCAGTAGAAGAAAGTGCAAAATTCTATATTGAACAATTTCACGAGCACGGTGTCAAACACGTAGTTTTAACGGCTGGTAAATACGGAGCGTTTGTATCATCTGCGGAAAGTAACGGAATCGTGCACATACCAAGTGATGCCAAAACGGTCGTCGATTCAACTGGGGCAGGCGATGGTTTTTGGGCTGGTATTTACTACGGTATATTATCTGGTAAGAATTTTGTCAACGCGTGCAAACTTGGAAGTAAAATAGCTGCTTACATCCTTGGCTTTACTGGTGCTGATGTAACTATCAATAAGAAGATTTTGGAGGAAGAATTATGA